A window of the Oryza brachyantha chromosome 5, ObraRS2, whole genome shotgun sequence genome harbors these coding sequences:
- the LOC102718741 gene encoding protein MALE DISCOVERER 2-like codes for MMDSLSSLVLVVLTLQAAVSSCSSLDLSEQPSNRRLLQDRNPDLLHRDHLPSVGSSTFPRSDQPRNDANGTPHSSSSSSSQSHEVHAKKESSKKGSKKWLYTVVIPVAAGVLLAGIAWMFSPCRKRSDATIGPWKTGLSGQLQKAFVSGVPQLQRSELERACEDFSNIVASHPYYTVYKGTLSSGVEIAVVSTTIKSSKDWSKHGEDCFRKKIDSLSRINHKNFINLLGFCEEEDPFTRVMVLEYAPNGTLYENLHDESFDHIDWRSRMRIIMGVAYCIQHMHELSPAKVHPDLHSSAMFLSEDSAAKIADLSVWQEVVSEGKMPRTNGDHQEPISAGLAGNVYSFGILLLEIISGKLPYSENEGSLVNLALGCIIKGRSIASLLDPKLESHKENELDLICQIILDCIQSDPKKRPSMREITTRLREAIAISPDAATPRLSPLWWAELEVLSPVEAT; via the exons ATGATGGATTCACTGAGTTCTTTGGTGCTTGTGGTGTTGACGCTCCAAGCTGCCGTGAGCAGCTGCTCGTCACTCGATCTGTCAGAGCAGCCTAGCAACCGGAGGCTACTGCAGGACAGAAATCCTGATCTACTTCACAGAGATCATCTCCCATCTGTTGGAAGCAGCACGTTTCCACGATCCGATCAACCGCGAAACGATGCAAACGGGACTCCACACAGTTCATCATCGTCTTCATCACAGTCTCATGAGGTTCATGCCAAGAAAGAGTCAAGCAAAAAAGGATCCAAGAAGTGGCTGTACACGGTTGTGATCCCAGTGGCAGCTGGGGTGTTGCTCGCTGGCATAGCATGGATGTTTTCGCCATGTCGCAAGAGGTCAGATGCAACTATAGGCCCATGGAAGACTGGACTCAGTGGCCAGCTGCAGAAGGCATTTGTATCAG GAGTGCCCCAACTTCAGCGTTCAGAACTGGAGCGTGCTTGTGAGGACTTCAGTAACATTGTGGCAAGTCATCCATACTACACTGTCTACAAGGGAACCTTGTCATCTGGTGTTGAGATCGCCGTTGTATCGACAACGATAAAATCCAGCAAGGATTGGTCCAAGCACGGTGAAGATTGTTTCAGGAAAAAG ATAGACTCCCTTTCACGAATAAATCATAAGAATTTCATCAATCTGCTGGGGTTTTGTGAGGAGGAAGATCCTTTCACGAGGGTCATGGTGCTTGAATACGCGCCGAATGGAACACTTTATGAGAATCTCCATG ATGAGAGCTTTGATCACATTGACTGGAGAAGTAGAATGAGAATAATTATGGGAGTAGCATACTGTATTCAACACATGCATGAGCTCAGCCCTGCCAAGGTGCACCCTGATCTGCATTCAAGCGCTATGTTTCTTTCTGAAGATAGTGCTGCAAAG ATTGCAGACTTGAGCGTTTGGCAGGAAGTGGTTTCAGAAGGCAAAATGCCGAGAACAAACGGTGATCATCAAGAACCAATATCTGCCGGATTAGCAGGGAATGTTTACAGTTTTGGTATACTGCTGCTTGAAATCATCTCAGGGAAGCTCCCATACTCTGAAAACGAGGGTTCCCTAGTGAATCTG GCTTTGGGGTGCATCATCAAAGGCCGAAGTATAGCTTCGTTGCTTGATCCAAAACTGGAGTCGCATAAAGAAAACGAGCTAGATTTGATTTGTCAGATAATCCTTGACTGCATACAGAGTGACCCGAAGAAGAGACCAAGCATGAGGGAGATCACCACAAGGCTGAGAGAGGCCATCGCCATTTCACCGGATGCAGCAACGCCGAGACTGTCTCCACTCTGGTGGGCAGAGCTGGAGGTCCTCTCACCAGTTGAGGCAACGTAG
- the LOC102719016 gene encoding tubby-like F-box protein 10 has protein sequence MAAEEVWEEAEEEDRWGGLLPELVAEVVRRVEASGGERWPARKDLVSCACVCRRWREAVADVVRPLPESGQITFPSSLKQPGPKDFPIQCVIERNKKESMFYLHLGLSNATMDKGKFLVAARRFRRGPQLEYIISLDAGGLSQGNNAYMGKLRSDFWGANFKIYDSQPPYDGAKASSTRSSQRFESSQHFGSRRICPQVSTGNFDVGQVTYKYNLLKPRGPRRMFCTIECPSTQETWENSLKTKSLRRTRTILLKNKAPQWHEHLQLWCLNFHGRVTVASVKNFQLVAAADPSHPDSVGDEETVVLQFGKVDNDIFTMDYLQPLSAFQAFAICLSSFGTKLVCE, from the exons atggcggcggaggaggtgtgggaggaggcggaggaggaggacaggTGGGGCGGGCTGCTGCCGGAGCTCGTGGCGGAGGTGGTGCGGCGCGTGGAGGCGTCGGGAGGCgagcggtggccggcgcggAAGGACCTGGTGTCGTGCGCGTGCGTCTGCCGCCGGTGGCGCGAGGCCGTGGCGGACGTCGTGCGGCCGCTGCCCGAGTCCGGCCAGATCACCTTCCCGTCGTCACTGAAGCAG CCAGGCCCTAAGGACTTCCCAATCCAGTGCGTCATCGAGCGAAACAAGAAGGAATCTATGTTCTATCTTCACCTAGGCTTGTCGAATG CTACAATGGATAAAGGGAAGTTTCTCGTGGCTGCTAGAAGGTTTAGGAGGGGCCCCCAGCTAGAGTATATTATTTCCCTTGATGCTGGTGGCCTTTCACAAGGAAACAATGCATATATGGGGAAACTGAG GTCTGATTTTTGGGGGGCAAATTTCAAGATATATGACAGCCAGCCACCGTACGATGGTGCAAAAGCATCAAGCACTCGATCTAGCCAGCGTTTTGAAAGTAGCCAACATTTTGGAAGTAGGCGGATCTGCCCCCAAGTATCGACAGGCAACTTTGATGTTGGGCAGGTCACATACAAATACAACCTACTCAAACCCAGAGGACCTAGGAGAATGTTTTGCACAATTGAGTGCCCTTCAACTCAAGAAACCTGGGAGAATTCCCTCAAGACAAAATCTTTGAGGCGCACGAGAACCATTCTACTAAAGAACAAAGCTCCCCAATGGCATGAGCACTTGCAGCTCTGGTGCTTGAACTTTCATGGGCGGGTCACAGTTGCATCCGTGAAGAATTTCCAGCTTGTGGCCGCAGCTGACCCCAGTCACCCAGATAGTGTTGGGGACGAAGAAACAGTTGTCCTGCAGTTTGGGAAGGTTGACAACGATATCTTCACTATGGATTACCTCCAACCTTTGTCAGCATTTCAGGCTTTCGCCATCTGCCTTAGCAGCTTTGGTACTAAACTAGTTTGTGAGTAA
- the LOC102719298 gene encoding uncharacterized protein LOC102719298, which translates to MLGRKKGSTPRSSEPVSTTVATDNGQEVAASHFISQQASQLDEAARKRLQRMNERLKLLEMQMETLEAGVAKASSDSYE; encoded by the exons ATGCTTGGGAGGAAGAAAGGATCAACGCCCAGGTCGAGTGAACCTGTCAGCACGACCGTCGCTACTGACAACGGCCAGGAAGTGGCTGCTTCGCATTTCATCTCGCAGCAGGCCTCACAGCTCG ATGAGGCTGCGAGGAAGAGACTGCAACGAATGAACGAGAGGCTGAAGCTGCTGGAGATGCAGATGGAGACACTGGAGGCTGGCGTCGCGAAGGCCAGCAGCGACTCCTACGAGTAG